Proteins encoded within one genomic window of Apis mellifera strain DH4 linkage group LG1, Amel_HAv3.1, whole genome shotgun sequence:
- the LOC727079 gene encoding fibroblast growth factor receptor substrate 2 translates to MGCVNSRTDINDLHPNIFQVMNVDDLGNLITPGRLEVTETDIVLYQRGKQPIKWPLRCLRRYGYDAEIFSFESGRRCSTGPGIYAFKCRRAAHLFNLVQTNIQVCNNSGDDTMSRELPVASHVAPTVTRVTIPVEPNYLDPILNRSNNHMGPRFVHNQQNGVGRLDSVGSSTGFMSSQGNINSPTSPPVLPPPPPPPPFPQPHPSSLYVNEEVLSSLSLEMEHNNNKSLRRAIQRSCTVSNSISDNGSASMELTSVHKNTEITSQIKSPLSIATYINIDINNDVSLLSPTHSISEIMQFKEDKNENNECGHAYININPQEHAESFSAKPQPLPLSSIQSDIEEVTRHCYANLESNEIENLRKRFSGVSIAEKSPLPPSTPTGGPIREVNYAVLDLDTKDVPMNLPLDGPSNSTASPPESPNKLQKGYATIDFNKTAALSHSVNPNIVNDNEGSRKTRHNSTISDLAASGRRSSSISE, encoded by the exons ATGGGTTGTGTCAATAGTCGAACAGATATTAATGATCTacatccaaatatttttcaagtgaTGAATGTAGATGATTTAGGTAATTTAATTACACCTGGACGTTTAGAAGTTACAGAAACTGATATAGTGCTTTATCAACGTGGTAAACAACCTATTAAGTGGCCACTACGTTGTTTAAGGCGATATGGTTATGATGctgaaatttttagttttgaaTCAGGAAGAAGATGTTCTACAGGTCCAGGCATTTATGCTTTTAAATGCCGTAGAGCTgcacatttatttaatcttgtacaaacaaatattcag gttTGTAATAATAGTGGAGATGATACAATGTCTAGAGAACTTCCAGTTGCTTCTCATGTTGCTCCAACAGTAACAAGAGTGACAATACCAGTTGAGCCTAATTATTTGGATCCTATATTAAATAGATCTAATAATCATATGGGTCCTAGATTTGTTCATAATCAACAAAATGGAGTTGGAAGACTTGATAGTGTAGGAAGTAGCACTGGTTTTATGTCATCTCAAGGAAACATAAACTCTCCTACATCACCTCCTGTGctgccaccaccaccaccaccaccaccatttCCTCAACCACATCCGTCCTCTCTTTATGTAAATGAAGAAGTATTGTCCTCTTTATCATTAGAAATGGAACATAATAACAACAAAAGCCTTAGAAGAGCAATACAGAG GTCTTGTACAGTCAGTAATTCTATATCTGATAATGGATCAGCATCAATGGAATTAACATCTGTAcataaaaatacagaaatcACTTCTCAAATTAAATCACCACTTTCAATAgcaacttatataaatatagatattaataatgatgttAGTCTATTATCTCCAACTCATAGTATATCTgaaataatgcaatttaaagaagacaaaaatgaaaataatgaatgtgGACatgcttatataaatataaatcctcAAGAACATGCAGAATCTTTTAGTGCTAAACCACAACCTTTACCATTGTCATCTATTCAATCTGATATAGAAGAAGTAACAAGACATTGTTATGCTAATTTAGaatcaaatgaaattgaaaatttaaggaAAAGATTTTCCGGAGTATCTATTGCAGAGAAATCGCCTTTGCCTCCATCAACGCCTACAGGTGGTCCAATTAGAGAAGTAAATTATGCTGTATTAGATTTGGATACAAAAGATGTGCCAATGAATTTACCATTAGATGGTCCTTCCAATTCCACTGCATCTCCTCCAGAATCTCCAAATAAACTACAAAAAGGGTATGCtacaatagattttaataaaacggcCGCTCTTTCTCATTCAGTCAACCcaaatattgtaaatgataACGAAGGTTCAAGAAAAACACGTCACAATTCTACAATTAGTGATTTAGCAGCCTCTGGTAGGCGTAGTTCGTCTATAAGtgaataa